In Streptomyces sp. ALI-76-A, the genomic window GCTCACCCGCCCCGGACAGCCGCTCCTGGAGGTGGGATCCGCCTCGTTGGGGGCGCTGTCCTCGCTGCGGGGCGCGGTCGCGCTCGCCCGGCTGATCCGGCCCTGACCGGTCACACCGTCCGGATCGGTTCACCGGCCGGCGCGGACGCGCCCAGCCGGCTCCGCAGGTCGTCGACCAGCGTCGCGGTGTCCTCCGGGCCGGCGGCGGCACCGAAGACATGGTGGTCCGGCCGGATCAGCAGGGCGGTCGCGTCATGCTCGGCCAAGTACGCCCGGTAGCAGCCGTCCACATCGATCACGTCGGTCACGTCGGTCACGTCGTCGGTCACGTCGGTCAGGCCCTGCCCGGTGCCCTCGGCCGTTCGCACCGCGGCGTCCCGGCCGGCGCCGGGCGGCGACAGACGCACCACACGGGTCCCGAGAGCACGCAGGAAGGACCACCTGTCCGCGCCGAGCGCGGGGCGCGGGTCGTCCGTGCTGAGCAGGACGAAGCCACGGCCCACGACCTCGTCGAACAGCCCCGTGCCGCCCGGCGCCGCCACCCGCCCCTGCGGCACCACCGCCCCGTTCGGCGTCGCGGACGGCCGCCGCAGCAGCCCGGCCGACAGCGGCTTCGCCGGCTCCGGCTGTCCCGGCCCGGTACGCCCGCGCCGACCCGCGAGCACCGTGGCGTCCCGCTCCGCGGCGGCCTCCGGGTCCGTCACACAGATCATCCTGCCCAGCTGCACCGACGACAGGATCGAGTCCTTCACGTGCTGCCGGCGTTCCTCGGCATGGGTGTCGAGGAGGGAGGCGTCGGCCAGGCCGCTCAGCGTCAGATCCAGCTTCCACGCCAGACCGACCACGTCCCGGATCCCGGAACACATGCCCTGCCCGGCGAAGGGCGGCATCAGATGCGCCGCGTCACCGGCGAGCAGCACCCGGCCCACCCGCCACTCGTCGGCCCAGGCGGCCCGGAACATGTAGGTGGTGGAGCGCAGCAGGGTGGCGGTGTCCGGAGTGACGCCGAACGGCTTGAGCAGGCGCCAGGCCGTCTCTTCCCTGTTCAGCTCGGCGCTGCTCTCGCCCGGCAGCCGCATGAACTCCCAGCGGCGGTGTCCCGGGCCGCTGCCCACCAGGGTCGTGGGCCTGGCCGGGTCGCAGATCTGGATGTTGGTGGGGGTGAACTCGCGTGGCTCGTGCAGCTCGACGTCGCACAGCAGCCACTCGTAGGAGAACCCGAGATCGGTCAGGGGAACACCGAGGTGCTCGCGCACGAAGCTGTTGGCGCCGTCACAGCCCACGACCCAGTGCGCGCGGACGGTGCGACTCGTCCCGTCATCGGTCTCGGCGGTCAGGGTCACCCGCTGATCGTCCTGGGTGATGTCCACGACCCGGTGCCCGCGCAGCACCGTGATGCCGGTCAGCGACGCCGCCCTGGCCATGAGCAGTTCCTCGAGGGCGGGCTGATGCACGGTGTTGGCGTCCGGCCAGCCGTAGCGGCCCTGCGCCGAGAACGCGATGTCCAGCAGCGTCTGTCCCGCCGCGGTACGCCACTGGTAGCCGGTGGCCGGCTCGGTGATCCGGCTGAGGCCGGCCCCGATACCGGTGGCCGCGAGCAGCCGGGCGGTCTCCCCGTCGAAGCTGGTCGCCCGCGGGAGCGGATACGGCCGGGGGCGGCGCTCGAGGACGGTCACGCGGTACCCGCGCTGGGCCAGCAACACCGACAGGGCGGCGCCGATCGGCCCGTAGCCGACAACGGCCACGTCCGTGTCCGTCGGGGTCGCGTACGTGCCGTGCGGACGAATGGTGGACATCGTGATCCCTATTCGCAAGGTGTCGAAGAACCGCGAGGGCAAGGAAAGGGGCGCGGAAGAAAGGCGCGGCCAGTGTGTGGCGCTGGCATGCAAGGTACGGGATCGGCGCGGGAACCCTCCTCGAAAGACGGTCGAGCCGTGACGGAGCGGCAGCGCCGAGGAAGCTCCGCGAAAGGAGTTCCCCGCCGCGCGCGGGCGGCCGAGCGATCCGCCCGGCGGGTCCGTCGGTCTCACCCGGTGCCGAGCAGTGGACCCCGCCGCCCGCCCGGGCCGACCCGGGCCAGGGTCATCCGTCCAGGGAGAGCGCCTGGGCCGGACACAGGTCGACGGCCTCGTGGACCGCCGACAGCAGTGTGCCGCCGGGTTCGGCGTCCAGCACGACGACCAGGCCGTTCTCCTCGCTCTGGTCGAACACCTCCGGCGCGATGCGCGCGCACTGACCCGCGCCGACGCACTTGTCGGTGTCCGCGACTGTCTTCACGGCTCATGCCTCCTACGGTGAGCGGCGGATTCTCGCCCATGATGCCCGAGGCGTACGAAATCGACGCCGCCGCGCCGGCGAAACAAATACCACCCCAGCGAAACTCGAGTGCGCGCAAGTCCAATTGAGTCCACGAATTGAAGCACGCTGTGGCACGACCACAGCGGGCACGAAGTCCCACCTTTCAGGACCGTCGATCCGCGGTGGGGCACCAGCGTGCCCAAGGACGATTCCTGGAAGGAATTTCTGGCCGTGCCTCAACCACCGGAGCAGTTCAGGACATGGGTCCGCCGATACCAGGCGGCGCCGGACAGCGCGGTCCGCCTCGTATGCCTGCCGCACGCCGGCGGATCCGCGAGCTTCTACTTCCCGCTGGCCAAGGCGCTCGCGCCCGCGGTGGAGGTGCTGGCGGTGCAGTACCCGGGGCGGCAGGACCGGCGCCACGAACCCCACATCACCCGTCTCTCCGACATGGCCGACCAGATCTTCGCGGCGGTACGCCACCTCGACGACCGCCCCCTGGCGCTGTTCGGACACAGCATGGGCGCCGTCCTCGCCTACGAGATCGCGCTGCGGATGCAGGACGCCGGCCTCCCCGCGCCCGTACGCCTCTTCGCCTCCGGCCGGCGCGCCCCGTCCCGCGACCGCCACGAACAGGTCGACCCGGGGGTGGACGAGGAGATCCTGGCCGAACTGCTCCGGCTGAGCGGCACCCCCGCGGA contains:
- a CDS encoding bifunctional 3-(3-hydroxy-phenyl)propionate/3-hydroxycinnamic acid hydroxylase, producing MSTIRPHGTYATPTDTDVAVVGYGPIGAALSVLLAQRGYRVTVLERRPRPYPLPRATSFDGETARLLAATGIGAGLSRITEPATGYQWRTAAGQTLLDIAFSAQGRYGWPDANTVHQPALEELLMARAASLTGITVLRGHRVVDITQDDQRVTLTAETDDGTSRTVRAHWVVGCDGANSFVREHLGVPLTDLGFSYEWLLCDVELHEPREFTPTNIQICDPARPTTLVGSGPGHRRWEFMRLPGESSAELNREETAWRLLKPFGVTPDTATLLRSTTYMFRAAWADEWRVGRVLLAGDAAHLMPPFAGQGMCSGIRDVVGLAWKLDLTLSGLADASLLDTHAEERRQHVKDSILSSVQLGRMICVTDPEAAAERDATVLAGRRGRTGPGQPEPAKPLSAGLLRRPSATPNGAVVPQGRVAAPGGTGLFDEVVGRGFVLLSTDDPRPALGADRWSFLRALGTRVVRLSPPGAGRDAAVRTAEGTGQGLTDVTDDVTDVTDVIDVDGCYRAYLAEHDATALLIRPDHHVFGAAAGPEDTATLVDDLRSRLGASAPAGEPIRTV
- a CDS encoding ferredoxin: MKTVADTDKCVGAGQCARIAPEVFDQSEENGLVVVLDAEPGGTLLSAVHEAVDLCPAQALSLDG
- a CDS encoding alpha/beta fold hydrolase, producing MPQPPEQFRTWVRRYQAAPDSAVRLVCLPHAGGSASFYFPLAKALAPAVEVLAVQYPGRQDRRHEPHITRLSDMADQIFAAVRHLDDRPLALFGHSMGAVLAYEIALRMQDAGLPAPVRLFASGRRAPSRDRHEQVDPGVDEEILAELLRLSGTPAELLADPEIREMIMPPLRSDYRAVMAHRFTPGRRPDCPVTVLTGDSDPRVTVDEAAAWEEHTTGPTELQVFPGGHFFLAEQSTRVAELIADRLAGRYVATRHEAWT